The uncultured Desulfuromonas sp. genome has a segment encoding these proteins:
- the ftsA gene encoding cell division protein FtsA yields MSNRKENLIVGLDIGTTKICAIIASMTESGLDIVGIGTSVSRGLRKGVVINIESTVEAIKKALQEAELMAGCEINSVFAGIAGAHITGFNSQGVIAIKNREVTSEDVQRVIDAAKAIAIPMDREVIHVIPQEFIIDDQDGIKEPLGMSGVRLESKVHIVTGAVASAQNIVKSCNKASVNVADIVLEPLASSEAVLSADEKELGVAIVDIGGGTTDLAIFVDGAIKHTAVLSLGGNHLTNDIAVGLRTPMAEAERIKHAYGSCLTSDIGKDETIEVPSVGGREPRILSRQLLAEILEPRVEEIFTLVNREIVRSGYEDLIASGVVITGGTSILPGMPELAEQIFNLPVRRGVPQGIGGLIDVVNSPIYATGVGLVIYGSKNQEINNFSIGQEKVFDKVMRRMKEWFGEFF; encoded by the coding sequence ATGAGCAATCGTAAGGAAAATCTGATTGTTGGACTGGATATCGGCACAACGAAGATTTGTGCCATCATTGCCAGTATGACGGAGTCGGGACTGGATATTGTCGGTATCGGGACCAGTGTTTCCCGTGGTTTGCGCAAAGGCGTCGTCATCAACATTGAAAGTACGGTTGAGGCCATCAAAAAAGCCTTACAGGAAGCTGAGTTGATGGCCGGCTGTGAGATCAACTCGGTGTTTGCCGGCATTGCCGGAGCGCATATCACCGGGTTTAACTCCCAGGGTGTTATTGCCATCAAGAACCGTGAAGTGACCAGCGAAGATGTCCAGCGCGTCATCGATGCGGCCAAAGCGATTGCCATTCCCATGGATCGCGAAGTGATCCATGTCATTCCACAGGAATTTATCATCGACGATCAGGACGGTATCAAGGAGCCCCTCGGCATGAGCGGGGTGCGTCTGGAGTCGAAGGTGCATATTGTCACCGGCGCGGTGGCCAGTGCCCAGAACATTGTCAAGAGCTGTAACAAGGCCAGTGTCAATGTCGCGGATATTGTTCTCGAGCCGTTGGCGTCGTCCGAAGCGGTGTTATCGGCGGATGAAAAGGAACTCGGCGTGGCCATTGTCGATATCGGTGGTGGTACCACGGATCTGGCCATTTTCGTCGATGGCGCGATCAAACATACCGCAGTACTGTCGTTGGGCGGCAACCATCTGACCAATGACATTGCCGTTGGGCTGCGCACACCCATGGCGGAAGCCGAGCGCATCAAACACGCCTACGGCAGCTGTCTGACCAGCGATATCGGTAAAGATGAAACCATCGAAGTGCCTTCGGTGGGCGGCCGTGAACCGCGCATTCTGTCCCGTCAACTGCTGGCGGAGATTCTCGAACCGCGGGTGGAGGAGATTTTTACCCTGGTCAACCGTGAGATCGTGCGCAGTGGCTATGAGGACCTGATCGCTTCGGGTGTGGTGATTACCGGCGGCACCAGTATTCTGCCGGGTATGCCCGAACTGGCTGAGCAGATTTTCAACCTGCCGGTCCGCCGTGGTGTGCCTCAGGGCATTGGTGGTCTGATCGATGTGGTGAACTCGCCGATCTATGCCACCGGCGTTGGCCTGGTGATCTACGGCAGCAAGAATCAGGAGATCAACAATTTCTCCATTGGTCAGGAAAAAGTATTCGACAAAGTGATGCGCCGGATGAAGGAGTGGTTCGGCGAATTTTTCTAA
- the ftsZ gene encoding cell division protein FtsZ has product MFEFDETLDQTAKIKVIGVGGGGSNVVDAMIQAQISGVEFIVANTDAQALKRSVAPMKIQLGTKLTKGLGAGANPEVGREAAMEDRSRIVELLTGADMVFVACGLGGGTGTGAAPVIAEAAKEIGALTVGVVTKPFSREGRQRTVKAENGVEDLKKVVDSLIVIPNDRLIGLAGKNMTILDAFKPSDDVLRQAVQGISDLITTSGLINVDFADVKSVMSERGMAMMGIGVAEGEKRASEAAQQAISSPLLEEIDISGAKGVLVNISGSSTMTMEEFDEASRIVHEKVHEDANIIVGLVINEELGDRLKITAIATGFGDSFEKDKRHLKNIKEDVAKMIGSKVDLDVPTIIRNQQRDAARNMRLKGNEEDEYDIPTFLRKRVD; this is encoded by the coding sequence ATGTTTGAATTTGATGAAACGTTAGACCAGACAGCAAAGATTAAAGTGATCGGTGTCGGCGGAGGCGGTAGCAATGTCGTCGATGCCATGATTCAGGCCCAGATTTCCGGGGTTGAGTTTATTGTCGCCAATACGGATGCCCAGGCGCTCAAACGCAGTGTCGCACCCATGAAAATTCAGCTCGGGACCAAACTGACCAAAGGTTTGGGCGCCGGAGCGAATCCTGAAGTCGGTCGCGAAGCGGCCATGGAAGATCGCAGTCGCATTGTCGAACTGCTCACCGGTGCCGACATGGTGTTTGTTGCCTGTGGTCTCGGCGGCGGCACCGGAACCGGCGCTGCCCCGGTGATTGCCGAAGCGGCCAAAGAGATCGGTGCTCTGACCGTTGGCGTGGTCACCAAGCCGTTTTCCCGTGAGGGACGTCAGCGCACGGTTAAGGCGGAAAACGGTGTCGAGGATCTGAAAAAGGTCGTTGATTCGCTGATCGTCATCCCGAATGACCGTCTGATCGGCCTGGCCGGCAAGAATATGACCATCCTCGATGCGTTTAAACCGTCCGATGACGTGCTACGCCAGGCGGTGCAAGGTATTTCCGACCTGATCACCACCAGCGGTCTGATCAATGTCGACTTTGCCGACGTCAAGTCCGTCATGAGCGAGCGTGGTATGGCCATGATGGGCATCGGCGTCGCTGAAGGGGAAAAACGCGCCAGCGAAGCCGCCCAACAGGCGATCAGCAGTCCGTTGCTCGAAGAGATCGATATCTCCGGGGCCAAAGGCGTGCTGGTCAATATTTCCGGTTCCAGCACCATGACCATGGAAGAGTTTGACGAAGCGTCACGCATCGTTCACGAAAAAGTTCACGAAGATGCCAACATCATCGTCGGTCTGGTGATCAATGAAGAGCTCGGTGATCGTCTGAAAATTACCGCCATTGCCACCGGTTTCGGTGATTCTTTTGAAAAAGACAAGCGCCACCTGAAAAATATTAAGGAAGACGTGGCAAAAATGATCGGCTCCAAAGTGGATCTGGATGTGCCGACCATCATTCGCAACCAACAGCGCGACGCTGCTCGCAATATGCGCCTCAAAGGCAACGAAGAGGATGAGTACGATATCCCGACCTTCCTGCGCAAGCGCGTCGATTAA
- a CDS encoding radical SAM protein, translating into MALSAEDIRDRRRQRLADEVGAVSKTWNDQLKVALIYPNQYYHAMSNLGFQAVYHGIQQRDDCWCERFFLPERDEMAFYEKNPLLSFESQSDLRDFDVVMFSLSFENDYLNLPVLATMTRMPLWRQERDNAMPLFVAGGICAMLNPEPVADIMDVFVIGESEVLLNPLLDTLVQYMARGDMFDALVRKPGFYCPIYYQPHYDDTGQRCAVDVRKPAPPQVRRQWLGDLNTSDCRSFILTPHTAFGTMHLHEVSRGCSRGCRFCATGFTYLPPREKTAETLCAQVLPDLAEEETAGLVGAAVSDYSHLEQVTRVIHQQGGQVSVASLRIDSLTRDEVAALREGGQKTLALAPEAGSQRMRDLINKNLTEQQIVDAVTLLAEEGILNLKLYFLIGLPDEQSEDLDAFIALIQTIRQVWVEKQKPFGRLGTITVSVNPFIPKPATPFQWCAMDSLTALKKKVNQLRKVINRLANVQLQVESLRAAELQALLAVGDRQVGRLLPLLAKGMNLKTACRDSSIDLNHLVHQPRGREQVLPWSVIDNGVKTDYLWNDYQRALLGQLTAPCHSACTRCGVCHTEKENNG; encoded by the coding sequence ATGGCGCTATCCGCTGAAGACATACGCGACAGACGCCGCCAACGCCTGGCCGATGAGGTCGGCGCGGTGTCCAAGACTTGGAATGACCAGCTTAAAGTTGCCCTGATCTATCCCAATCAGTATTACCACGCCATGAGCAATCTGGGTTTCCAGGCGGTTTATCATGGCATTCAGCAGCGTGACGATTGCTGGTGTGAACGGTTCTTTCTGCCGGAACGCGACGAGATGGCGTTCTATGAGAAGAATCCGTTACTGTCGTTTGAGTCGCAATCCGACTTACGCGACTTCGATGTGGTGATGTTTTCACTGTCGTTTGAAAATGATTATCTCAACCTTCCTGTTCTTGCCACAATGACGCGGATGCCGTTGTGGCGCCAAGAACGCGACAACGCCATGCCGCTGTTTGTCGCCGGCGGCATTTGTGCCATGCTCAATCCCGAACCCGTCGCCGATATCATGGATGTGTTCGTCATCGGGGAATCAGAAGTTCTGTTGAATCCTCTGCTGGACACCTTGGTTCAATACATGGCGCGCGGCGACATGTTCGATGCTCTGGTGCGCAAGCCGGGATTTTATTGCCCGATCTATTATCAGCCGCACTATGACGACACCGGTCAGCGTTGCGCTGTCGACGTGCGCAAACCGGCCCCGCCTCAAGTGCGCCGACAATGGCTCGGCGATCTCAACACCAGCGACTGCCGGTCCTTTATCCTGACACCGCATACCGCCTTCGGCACCATGCATCTGCATGAGGTGTCACGCGGCTGCTCCCGCGGCTGTCGGTTTTGCGCTACCGGCTTTACCTATCTGCCGCCACGCGAAAAGACTGCTGAAACCCTGTGCGCGCAAGTGCTGCCGGATCTGGCTGAAGAGGAAACCGCCGGTCTGGTTGGCGCCGCGGTGTCCGATTATAGCCATCTCGAGCAGGTCACGCGGGTGATTCATCAGCAGGGTGGACAGGTGTCCGTGGCCAGCCTGCGGATTGACAGTCTGACGCGCGACGAAGTTGCCGCGTTGCGCGAGGGTGGCCAGAAGACACTGGCGCTGGCTCCGGAAGCTGGGAGTCAACGCATGCGCGATCTGATCAATAAGAATTTAACCGAGCAGCAGATTGTTGATGCCGTGACGCTGCTGGCTGAAGAGGGCATCCTCAATCTCAAGTTGTACTTTCTTATTGGTTTACCCGACGAACAGTCTGAGGATCTGGACGCATTTATTGCGTTGATTCAGACCATTCGCCAGGTCTGGGTGGAAAAGCAGAAGCCGTTTGGCCGTCTTGGCACCATTACCGTGTCGGTGAATCCGTTTATTCCCAAGCCGGCGACACCTTTTCAATGGTGCGCCATGGATTCACTGACGGCATTGAAAAAGAAGGTCAATCAGCTGCGCAAGGTGATCAACCGTCTTGCCAATGTTCAATTACAGGTGGAGTCCCTACGCGCTGCTGAGTTGCAGGCTCTGTTGGCAGTGGGCGATCGTCAGGTCGGGCGTTTGCTACCGCTGCTGGCGAAGGGCATGAATCTGAAAACGGCCTGTCGCGATAGTTCCATCGACCTGAATCATCTTGTGCATCAACCACGTGGTCGCGAGCAGGTTCTGCCGTGGAGCGTGATCGACAACGGTGTGAAAACCGACTATTTGTGGAATGATTACCAGCGTGCCTTGCTGGGTCAATTGACGGCCCCCTGTCACAGTGCGTGTACGCGCTGCGGGGTGTGCCATACTGAAAAGGAGAACAACGGATGA
- a CDS encoding flavin reductase family protein: protein MKKSLGPQTLAYPTPVYLVGSYDQEGHANMMNAAWGGICNSIPPSIAVSVRKERYSYDGILHHKAFTINIPNAELSVAADYFGLVSGRNEDKIATAGLTTERATHVNAPLLCECPLVIECRLLNHFELGGHTQMIGEIMDVKVEESCLDANGNPDITKVNPILFAPGNRAYFNVGEEVGKAFAIGKTLMEKSS, encoded by the coding sequence ATGAAGAAATCTCTCGGTCCTCAAACCCTGGCGTATCCGACACCTGTTTATCTGGTTGGTAGTTATGATCAAGAGGGTCACGCCAATATGATGAATGCCGCCTGGGGGGGCATTTGCAATTCCATCCCGCCGAGTATTGCGGTGTCGGTGCGTAAAGAACGCTACAGCTACGACGGTATTCTTCACCACAAGGCGTTTACCATCAATATCCCCAACGCGGAGCTGAGTGTCGCGGCAGATTATTTCGGACTGGTCAGTGGTCGCAATGAAGACAAGATCGCCACGGCCGGTCTGACCACGGAACGGGCGACTCATGTCAATGCGCCGTTGTTGTGTGAGTGCCCACTGGTGATCGAATGCCGCTTGCTGAACCACTTTGAGCTGGGTGGCCATACCCAAATGATCGGTGAGATCATGGATGTCAAAGTGGAGGAGAGTTGTCTTGACGCCAATGGCAATCCCGACATTACCAAAGTCAACCCGATCCTGTTTGCTCCGGGAAATCGGGCCTACTTCAACGTTGGCGAAGAGGTTGGTAAGGCTTTTGCAATTGGTAAAACGTTAATGGAAAAATCGTCATAA
- a CDS encoding diguanylate cyclase: MQEIKKRGLIKRFIRLITFVDLPIRRKFSLFSVGVLFWFVLLSCVSFYVLIDVNIKTSQVVDRLLPYERFAQDALRSSNEMGHLLVDLSEAGREQTVTLKSERVKASLMAISQGLESLQSPKMASPLHLIWEKISRTSWIDEEGNQNYLKTVTLTTQTLMQLLNEITFLKMEQLQNGGGDQVKLEQLTGRFVAVEAEMTNATVSFLESISHQTNRYSGTITTTTSYAFWMIITVLTLASGLLAIFTFWISDSIVLPVSSMIAKIHTLATGHVDLTDKIQIRSDDEIGEMSKEFNDLMDTVHGMTVFKNVIEEDATLEDVYSRMGEAFSTNVGIENYRIYEVNGDYKGMQAVFPVAMSEKELDCHPDILTSCDLCRAVKTGHPISSLAYDRVCKQFMEDQTKVHVCVPMIIGGHAGGVVQFVFDKEGEQALTRNEIEQKVAKAEAYIKQSLSVLEAKRLMNTLRESSLRDPMTGLFNRRFLQDQASHLIAGTLRRKKSIGLLMCDIDFFKQVNDQYGHDAGDQVLKETSAIIQKSVRESDVVVRFGGEEFLVILTDIETGDAMNVAEKIRSNIEDKVFMVGPEKIRKTISLGVSEYPGDSEGFWQSIKYADVALYQAKETGRNKALRFEESMWTAEEF, translated from the coding sequence ATGCAGGAAATCAAGAAAAGAGGCCTGATCAAACGCTTTATCCGTTTGATTACCTTTGTCGATTTGCCGATCCGACGTAAGTTTTCACTGTTTTCCGTCGGTGTGTTGTTCTGGTTTGTCCTGCTCTCGTGTGTTTCCTTCTATGTTCTGATTGATGTCAATATCAAGACGTCACAGGTGGTGGATCGGCTGTTGCCATACGAGCGCTTTGCCCAGGATGCTTTGCGCAGCTCCAACGAAATGGGCCATCTGCTGGTGGATCTCTCCGAAGCCGGGCGTGAACAGACTGTGACTCTGAAGTCAGAGCGGGTCAAAGCCAGTCTGATGGCGATCAGTCAAGGGCTGGAATCGCTGCAGTCACCGAAGATGGCGTCACCATTACACTTGATTTGGGAGAAAATCAGCCGTACCAGCTGGATTGATGAAGAAGGTAATCAGAATTATCTGAAGACCGTGACTCTGACAACCCAGACGTTGATGCAGCTGCTCAACGAGATCACGTTCCTGAAAATGGAGCAATTGCAGAATGGGGGAGGCGATCAGGTTAAGCTGGAACAATTAACGGGCCGCTTTGTCGCCGTCGAAGCTGAGATGACCAATGCCACGGTCAGCTTCCTTGAGTCTATTTCCCACCAGACCAACCGCTACTCCGGCACCATCACGACAACAACCAGTTACGCGTTCTGGATGATAATCACCGTCTTAACCCTGGCCAGTGGCCTGCTGGCGATTTTCACCTTCTGGATTTCCGACTCGATTGTCCTTCCGGTCTCTTCCATGATCGCCAAAATCCATACCCTTGCGACCGGTCATGTGGATCTGACCGATAAGATTCAGATCCGCTCTGACGATGAAATCGGCGAGATGAGCAAAGAGTTCAATGATTTGATGGACACGGTGCACGGCATGACCGTGTTCAAGAATGTCATTGAAGAAGATGCCACCCTTGAAGATGTTTACTCGCGCATGGGTGAGGCCTTCAGCACCAATGTCGGCATTGAAAATTATCGGATCTACGAAGTCAATGGGGATTACAAGGGGATGCAGGCGGTCTTCCCGGTGGCGATGTCGGAAAAAGAGCTGGATTGTCATCCGGATATTCTCACTTCCTGCGATCTGTGCCGGGCGGTGAAAACCGGCCACCCCATCTCGTCGCTGGCCTATGATCGGGTGTGCAAGCAGTTTATGGAAGATCAGACCAAGGTGCATGTCTGCGTGCCGATGATTATCGGTGGCCATGCCGGTGGCGTGGTGCAGTTTGTGTTCGACAAAGAGGGTGAGCAGGCCCTGACGCGCAACGAAATCGAACAGAAGGTCGCTAAGGCGGAAGCCTATATCAAGCAATCCCTGTCGGTGCTCGAAGCCAAGCGGTTGATGAACACGTTGCGTGAATCGTCGTTGCGCGACCCGATGACCGGTCTATTTAATCGCCGATTCCTCCAGGATCAGGCCAGTCATCTGATTGCCGGGACGTTGCGGCGTAAAAAAAGTATCGGCCTGTTGATGTGCGATATCGACTTTTTCAAGCAGGTTAATGACCAATACGGTCACGATGCCGGCGATCAGGTGCTCAAAGAAACCTCGGCCATTATTCAGAAATCTGTCCGTGAGTCGGATGTCGTGGTGCGCTTTGGCGGTGAGGAATTCCTGGTGATTCTCACCGATATTGAAACCGGTGACGCCATGAATGTGGCGGAAAAAATACGCAGTAATATTGAAGACAAAGTGTTTATGGTCGGACCGGAGAAGATCCGTAAAACCATCAGTCTCGGGGTGAGCGAATATCCGGGTGATTCCGAAGGCTTCTGGCAATCCATCAAATATGCCGATGTTGCCCTCTATCAGGCCAAGGAAACCGGGCGCAACAAGGCATTGCGGTTTGAGGAGTCGATGTGGACGGCTGAGGAGTTCTGA
- the selD gene encoding selenide, water dikinase SelD, translated as MDNKPKALTQLSRSAGUAAKLGPETLAQVLSQLPHNDDPRLLSHDIPCADAGIYQLTDEILLLQSIDFFTPVVDDPYLFGAIAAANALSDVFAMGGQPITAMNMVGFPNCLPVDVLTEILKGGTAKVHEAGATMVGGHSVEDEEPKYGLAVTGTVHPDKLITSQGCKPGDILVLTKPLGTGLLTTALKAEVITEAQITQALQGMARLNRYASEAMREVGISACTDVTGFGLLGHALEMAEASGIRLLISPSSLPEYPLARDMAETGLVPEGSFRNNRHYMPRVTGADQQAQEDLDLLCDPQTSGGLLIAVHPDRLEALCQALKQAGDHAFVIGEVADGPAGTMKLI; from the coding sequence ATGGACAACAAGCCTAAAGCTCTGACCCAGTTGTCGCGCAGCGCCGGCTGAGCGGCGAAACTGGGTCCCGAGACCCTGGCTCAGGTTCTGAGCCAGCTACCCCATAATGATGATCCGAGGTTGCTGTCGCACGATATTCCTTGTGCCGATGCCGGTATCTACCAGCTGACCGACGAGATCCTGCTGCTGCAGTCCATCGACTTCTTTACCCCGGTTGTCGATGATCCGTACCTGTTTGGCGCGATTGCCGCAGCCAACGCCCTGTCCGATGTGTTTGCCATGGGCGGTCAGCCGATTACCGCCATGAATATGGTCGGCTTCCCCAATTGTCTGCCGGTGGATGTGCTGACGGAAATCCTCAAAGGCGGTACCGCCAAGGTGCATGAAGCCGGAGCCACCATGGTCGGCGGCCACTCGGTGGAAGATGAAGAGCCCAAATACGGCCTGGCCGTCACCGGTACGGTGCACCCGGACAAGTTGATCACGTCGCAGGGGTGCAAACCCGGTGATATTCTGGTGCTCACCAAGCCACTCGGTACCGGCTTACTGACCACCGCCTTGAAAGCCGAGGTGATCACTGAAGCGCAGATCACACAAGCCCTGCAAGGGATGGCGCGCCTCAACCGCTACGCCTCGGAAGCGATGCGCGAAGTCGGCATTTCCGCCTGCACCGATGTCACCGGCTTCGGCCTGCTCGGTCACGCCCTTGAGATGGCAGAAGCCAGCGGTATCCGCTTGCTGATTTCCCCGTCCAGCCTGCCCGAATACCCGCTGGCGCGCGACATGGCCGAGACCGGGCTGGTCCCGGAAGGCAGCTTCCGCAACAACCGTCATTACATGCCGCGCGTCACCGGCGCGGACCAGCAAGCCCAGGAAGATCTTGACCTGCTGTGCGATCCACAGACCTCCGGCGGGTTGCTTATCGCCGTTCATCCGGATCGCCTGGAAGCGTTATGTCAGGCGCTGAAACAGGCCGGCGATCATGCCTTTGTTATCGGTGAAGTGGCGGATGGTCCGGCCGGGACAATGAAATTAATCTAG
- the selB gene encoding selenocysteine-specific translation elongation factor — MASQRNIIIGTAGHVDHGKTELIKALTGVQTDRLKEEQQRGISIDLGFASFDLPNGDHAGVIDVPGHEKFINNMLAGIGGIDLVLLVVDCNEGVMPQTHEHLQILNLLQIPRGIIVMTKVDLADEEWIDIVEEEVREEVAGTFLEKAPMCRVSSITKQGIPELIDTVVNAVAGLPQRDSDGPMRLPIDRHFSVAGFGTVVTGTLLTGQVSVGDTVEVLPPGEKVRIRDVQVHGKKHPTAQCGQRVALNLAGLERDILQRGCVIGTPGIFEQTSRLDARLTLLEDAPRPIKFRDPVHFHLGTARVVGLVALLDRDELKPGESALVQIHLDKPMVAHRQDRFIIRSYSPVTTIGGGLVIDPAPEKHKRFRSEVMKAIEELESGESSFLLQKLTELQCARVKDLEQLSGMGRERITSHLEQLAEEGKVLLLADQWLPASLVRAFEGQLVDLVTQGHDDNPLLPGTLHATLKSRLPNRLSPKAFDALLLRTPLQRVGEWVQTEGFQPNPTDTQKQDLDRIEQTYRTAGVQAKGRRDMLDKLGFSDELLEDYLGYLFFNGRLIKLTDDTFFHHSSYRLAVDKLVGHFANHQSLTLGEYRDLLGSARKPVQALLEHFDDLKYTMRKGDAREAWKLPNADELK; from the coding sequence ATGGCATCTCAACGAAATATTATTATTGGCACCGCCGGTCACGTTGACCACGGTAAAACCGAGCTGATCAAAGCGTTGACCGGCGTTCAGACCGACCGCCTCAAAGAAGAACAACAGCGCGGCATCTCCATTGACCTCGGCTTCGCGTCTTTTGACCTGCCCAATGGCGACCATGCCGGGGTGATTGACGTTCCCGGTCACGAAAAATTCATCAACAACATGCTGGCCGGTATCGGCGGCATTGACCTGGTTTTGCTGGTGGTCGACTGCAACGAAGGGGTCATGCCTCAGACCCATGAGCATTTGCAGATTCTCAATCTGCTGCAAATCCCGCGCGGCATCATTGTCATGACCAAGGTCGATCTGGCCGATGAGGAATGGATTGATATTGTCGAAGAGGAAGTGCGCGAGGAAGTGGCCGGAACCTTTTTGGAAAAAGCGCCCATGTGTCGAGTGTCTTCGATCACCAAGCAGGGCATCCCTGAACTGATCGACACGGTCGTTAACGCGGTTGCCGGTCTGCCGCAACGCGATTCCGACGGCCCCATGCGCCTGCCCATTGACCGCCATTTCTCCGTGGCCGGCTTCGGCACGGTCGTCACCGGCACCCTGCTCACCGGCCAAGTCAGCGTTGGTGACACCGTCGAGGTGTTGCCACCGGGCGAAAAAGTGCGCATCCGTGATGTCCAGGTGCATGGCAAAAAGCACCCTACCGCCCAGTGCGGTCAGCGGGTGGCGTTGAATCTTGCCGGACTGGAACGCGATATCCTCCAGCGCGGCTGCGTCATCGGCACGCCGGGCATCTTTGAGCAAACCAGTCGTCTCGATGCCCGCCTCACTCTGCTGGAGGATGCTCCGCGACCGATCAAGTTTCGCGATCCGGTCCATTTTCACCTCGGCACAGCCCGCGTGGTCGGCCTGGTCGCCCTGCTCGATCGCGACGAATTAAAACCGGGCGAATCCGCCCTGGTTCAAATCCACCTCGACAAACCGATGGTCGCCCATCGCCAGGATCGTTTCATCATCCGCTCCTACTCGCCGGTCACCACCATCGGCGGCGGGCTGGTGATTGATCCGGCGCCGGAAAAGCACAAGCGCTTCCGCTCCGAGGTGATGAAAGCCATTGAAGAGCTGGAATCCGGCGAAAGCTCTTTTCTGCTGCAAAAACTCACGGAGTTGCAATGCGCCCGTGTCAAAGACCTCGAACAATTGTCCGGTATGGGCCGCGAACGGATCACCTCCCACTTGGAACAGCTGGCCGAGGAAGGCAAAGTTCTTCTGCTCGCGGATCAATGGCTACCGGCTTCTCTGGTCCGTGCGTTTGAGGGACAACTGGTCGATCTGGTGACTCAGGGGCATGACGACAATCCGTTATTACCCGGCACTCTGCATGCGACCCTCAAATCGCGCCTGCCCAACCGCTTGTCACCCAAAGCGTTTGACGCGCTGTTGCTACGCACGCCGCTGCAGCGGGTCGGGGAATGGGTACAAACCGAAGGATTCCAGCCCAACCCGACGGACACCCAAAAGCAGGATCTTGATCGCATTGAGCAGACGTACCGTACTGCCGGGGTACAAGCCAAGGGACGGCGTGACATGCTCGACAAGCTCGGCTTTAGTGATGAGCTGTTGGAAGACTATCTCGGCTATCTGTTTTTCAACGGCCGCCTGATCAAACTGACCGACGATACGTTCTTCCATCACAGCAGCTATCGTCTCGCCGTTGACAAACTGGTCGGTCACTTTGCCAACCATCAGAGTCTGACCTTAGGTGAATACCGCGATCTGCTCGGCAGCGCGCGCAAGCCGGTCCAGGCCTTGCTGGAACATTTTGATGACCTCAAATACACCATGCGCAAAGGCGATGCCCGAGAGGCGTGGAAGTTACCCAATGCCGATGAATTGAAGTAA